In Listeria monocytogenes, the following proteins share a genomic window:
- the thiE gene encoding thiamine phosphate synthase: protein MRAELAVYFIAGTQDIVRGTLPGVLEEALKAGITCFQYREKGVGSLQTASERKEMALECQQLCAKYQVPFIINDDVALALEIGADGIHVGQNDEGIRQVIASCAGKMKIGLSVHSVSEAAEAERLGAVDYIGVGPIFPTISKADAEPVSGTAILEEIRRAGIKLPIVGIGGINEKNSAEVLTAGADGVSVISAITRSDDCYSVIKQLKNPGSPS, encoded by the coding sequence ATGAGAGCTGAACTAGCTGTATATTTTATCGCTGGAACGCAAGATATTGTTCGTGGAACGTTGCCAGGTGTGTTAGAAGAAGCACTGAAAGCCGGAATTACTTGTTTTCAATATCGCGAAAAAGGAGTAGGCTCACTCCAAACTGCCTCCGAAAGAAAAGAAATGGCGCTAGAATGCCAACAATTATGCGCAAAATATCAAGTGCCATTCATTATTAACGATGATGTTGCCCTAGCCCTCGAAATCGGTGCGGACGGCATCCATGTTGGGCAAAACGACGAGGGAATTCGTCAAGTTATCGCGAGTTGTGCCGGGAAAATGAAAATCGGACTTTCCGTTCATTCGGTTAGTGAAGCAGCGGAAGCAGAACGACTTGGTGCGGTGGATTATATCGGCGTTGGGCCCATTTTTCCCACGATTTCAAAAGCGGATGCAGAGCCAGTGAGTGGAACGGCAATTTTGGAAGAAATTCGCCGGGCTGGAATTAAGCTACCAATTGTCGGGATTGGCGGAATTAATGAAAAAAATTCAGCCGAGGTTCTCACAGCAGGTGCGGACGGGGTATCGGTTATTTCAGCGATTACTCGGTCGGATGATTGCTACTCCGTTATCAAGCAATTAAAAAACCCAGGTTCCCCCTCTTAA
- a CDS encoding glycoside hydrolase family 1 protein, translating to MHTNTGFPADFLWGGAAAANQFEGAYNVDGKGLSVQDVTPKGGFGHITDGPTPDNLKLEGIDFYHRYKDDVKLFAEMGFKVFRTSIAWSRIFPNGDETEPNEAGLQFYDDLFDELLAHNIEPLITLSHYETPLHLSKTYDGWVNRKMIDFYENYVRTVFNRYKGKVKYWLTFNEINSILHAPFMSGGISTSPDKLSQKDLYQAVHHELVASALATKIGHEIMPEAQIGCMVLAMPTYPLTSNPDDIIAVMEAERKNYFFSDVHVRGTYPGYMKRYFRENNIELDVTEEDLEILKNTVDFISFSYYMSTTETADESKRKAGAGNILGGVQNPYLEASEWGWQIDPQGLRVVLNEFWDRYQKPLFIVENGLGAIDQLEKDENGNYTVNDDYRINYLSAHLSQVKEAIKDGVDLMGYTSWGCIDLVSASTAEMKKRYGFIYVDRNNDGTGTLNRYKKKSFDWYKNVIATNGEDL from the coding sequence ATGCATACAAATACAGGATTTCCAGCCGACTTTTTATGGGGTGGAGCTGCTGCTGCAAACCAATTCGAAGGCGCTTACAACGTCGATGGAAAAGGACTTTCCGTTCAAGATGTTACTCCAAAAGGCGGATTCGGTCACATTACTGACGGTCCAACACCAGATAACTTAAAATTAGAAGGAATTGACTTCTATCATCGCTACAAAGATGACGTGAAACTTTTTGCCGAAATGGGCTTCAAGGTTTTCCGTACTTCCATCGCTTGGTCCCGTATCTTTCCAAATGGTGACGAAACTGAGCCAAACGAAGCAGGACTACAATTTTACGATGATTTATTCGACGAACTTCTAGCACATAATATCGAACCACTGATTACTTTATCTCACTATGAAACACCACTTCATTTATCGAAAACTTACGACGGATGGGTAAATAGAAAAATGATCGATTTCTATGAAAACTATGTCCGCACCGTATTTAATCGCTATAAAGGCAAAGTAAAATATTGGCTAACATTCAATGAAATCAACTCCATTTTACACGCACCATTCATGAGCGGCGGTATTTCTACAAGCCCAGATAAATTATCACAAAAAGACTTATACCAAGCTGTCCACCACGAACTTGTGGCGAGCGCGCTGGCTACAAAAATTGGTCACGAAATCATGCCCGAAGCTCAAATCGGCTGCATGGTCCTTGCAATGCCAACTTATCCGCTAACTTCCAACCCAGATGATATTATCGCTGTTATGGAAGCAGAGCGCAAAAACTACTTCTTCTCCGATGTCCATGTCCGCGGAACTTATCCGGGCTACATGAAACGCTATTTCAGAGAAAATAATATTGAATTAGACGTAACAGAAGAAGACCTAGAAATCCTTAAAAACACAGTAGATTTCATTTCCTTCAGCTATTACATGAGCACAACCGAAACAGCTGACGAGTCGAAACGCAAAGCTGGCGCAGGAAACATCCTAGGCGGCGTACAAAACCCATACCTAGAAGCATCTGAATGGGGCTGGCAAATCGACCCTCAAGGTTTACGCGTTGTCCTAAACGAATTCTGGGATAGATACCAAAAACCACTTTTCATCGTAGAAAACGGTCTTGGCGCTATCGATCAACTAGAAAAAGACGAAAATGGCAACTACACAGTAAATGACGACTATCGTATTAATTATTTGAGCGCTCATTTATCGCAAGTGAAAGAAGCGATTAAAGATGGCGTTGACTTGATGGGTTACACTTCATGGGGCTGTATTGACCTAGTAAGTGCCTCCACTGCTGAAATGAAGAAACGTTACGGCTTTATCTATGTCGATCGCAACAACGACGGCACAGGTACGCTAAACCGTTATAAGAAGAAAAGTTTTGATTGGTACAAGAACGTTATTGCTACCAATGGTGAAGATTTATAA
- a CDS encoding GAP family protein has translation MGSAFSAILSPAVGILISPFPIVGLILILLSNKARINSIFYTVGWIVGNIAIFFIGLFLMSSAVSSSGDQSTLVKVVLIVLGVLLILLGAHDFTKRPKNGEKAATPKWFEKMSNIKPGGAMIFAFVLSAVNPKNMLLSLTAGVSVGALNLSGGQETTATIIFGIIACCSIYIPTIAFLLAGSRLNNALDSTRKWLIQNNSVIMAVLFLFIGLSVISKAF, from the coding sequence GTGGGATCAGCGTTTTCAGCTATTTTGTCACCGGCAGTGGGGATTTTGATTAGTCCATTTCCAATTGTAGGACTTATTTTGATTTTACTTAGCAACAAGGCTCGGATTAACAGTATATTTTATACGGTAGGTTGGATTGTTGGGAATATTGCTATTTTCTTTATTGGTTTATTCTTAATGAGTTCGGCGGTCAGCTCGTCCGGAGACCAATCAACCTTGGTCAAAGTGGTACTTATTGTGCTGGGGGTTTTACTAATTTTGCTCGGCGCACATGATTTTACGAAACGTCCGAAAAACGGGGAAAAAGCTGCAACACCGAAATGGTTTGAAAAAATGAGCAATATTAAACCTGGCGGAGCGATGATTTTCGCGTTTGTTCTTTCGGCAGTGAATCCTAAAAATATGTTGCTTTCACTTACGGCAGGGGTGAGCGTTGGGGCACTGAATTTATCGGGTGGGCAAGAAACAACGGCGACGATTATTTTTGGAATTATCGCTTGTTGCTCGATTTATATTCCGACTATCGCGTTCTTACTAGCAGGAAGTCGTCTTAATAACGCATTAGATAGTACGCGCAAATGGCTTATCCAAAACAATTCCGTGATTATGGCTGTGTTGTTCTTATTTATCGGTCTTAGTGTCATTAGTAAAGCATTCTAA
- a CDS encoding PH domain-containing protein: MFDKLMGKAAIVTESSYGIERFLDEDEQIIQIFKFIRDEVIITSKGIFNIDAQGITGKKVEYKFFPKKALKYVSIETAGTLDRDFDLKIGVEGNTVVTQNTSFSAPIALKVHKNDTEMGFALYKMIKGML, encoded by the coding sequence ATGTTTGACAAACTGATGGGAAAAGCTGCTATTGTTACCGAATCTTCTTATGGTATTGAACGTTTTTTAGATGAAGACGAACAAATTATTCAAATTTTTAAATTTATAAGAGATGAAGTTATTATTACTTCAAAAGGGATTTTTAACATTGATGCACAAGGTATCACTGGGAAGAAAGTAGAATATAAATTCTTTCCGAAAAAGGCTCTAAAGTATGTTTCTATTGAGACAGCAGGTACTTTAGACCGTGACTTTGACTTAAAAATTGGTGTTGAAGGAAACACAGTTGTAACGCAAAACACATCATTTTCTGCTCCAATCGCATTAAAAGTTCATAAAAATGATACTGAAATGGGATTTGCGCTTTATAAAATGATTAAAGGTATGTTATAA
- a CDS encoding endonuclease/exonuclease/phosphatase family protein, which yields MFSVTTFNIRFDDTSERKKSWELRKTLTKSLLDKYQWDFMGVEEPLLPQMLDMKAMLDWDYFGVGRDDGLEKGEFTAVFYNSTRFTLLQEGHFWLSDTPDVPSIHSTAMFPRICVWGKFADSDGKQFYLFNTHLDHISEEARLFASQLLLKKAAIIAENSPVIVLGDFNTQPNTPTYNYITEKYQDAQLISQKPAKGPTGCFHDFHPLRPENELEKIDYIFVSNEFQVNTYETIVDEVDGFSASDHFPVTANLDWK from the coding sequence ATGTTCAGTGTAACTACTTTTAACATTCGTTTTGATGATACTTCTGAGCGGAAAAAGAGCTGGGAATTGCGTAAAACACTAACAAAATCATTACTTGATAAATATCAATGGGATTTCATGGGAGTGGAGGAACCCCTTCTACCGCAAATGCTCGACATGAAAGCGATGCTGGATTGGGATTATTTTGGCGTAGGTCGTGATGATGGGCTTGAAAAAGGAGAATTTACTGCTGTTTTCTATAATTCTACTCGTTTTACATTGTTGCAAGAAGGTCATTTCTGGCTTTCTGACACACCTGACGTGCCCTCCATCCATTCAACAGCCATGTTTCCGCGAATTTGTGTTTGGGGGAAATTCGCCGATTCGGACGGAAAACAATTCTATCTTTTCAACACTCATTTGGACCACATCTCAGAGGAGGCGCGCCTTTTTGCCAGTCAACTTTTACTAAAAAAAGCTGCCATCATTGCAGAAAATTCCCCCGTCATTGTATTAGGCGATTTTAACACCCAGCCTAACACACCAACCTATAACTACATAACGGAAAAATACCAAGATGCACAATTAATCTCTCAAAAACCAGCAAAAGGCCCAACCGGATGTTTTCACGATTTCCATCCACTGCGCCCTGAAAACGAGCTAGAAAAAATTGACTACATCTTTGTATCTAATGAATTCCAAGTAAACACTTATGAAACTATTGTAGACGAAGTGGATGGTTTCTCCGCTTCTGATCATTTTCCAGTTACAGCTAATTTGGACTGGAAATAA
- a CDS encoding superoxide dismutase — protein MRKGRWLLILLLLIVLVALSACEDSGNGDVSGVPAKKEKQHFPPNDTKKGWIELLATDGISSQGNLPCVYEEAESVEKLEIHMKELSTASLTYIYIDGYIVQMEQGGNELSFQIQLSKTELRKGIHELAVVQYQENNPETKKVEFLKRAKYEVKQIKND, from the coding sequence TTGCGAAAAGGTCGATGGTTGCTCATATTATTACTATTGATAGTATTAGTGGCATTATCAGCATGCGAGGACAGCGGGAATGGAGATGTTTCGGGTGTGCCGGCTAAAAAGGAAAAACAGCATTTTCCTCCAAATGATACGAAAAAAGGATGGATAGAACTTCTTGCCACGGATGGAATTTCAAGTCAAGGTAATCTGCCTTGTGTTTATGAAGAGGCGGAATCTGTAGAAAAATTGGAAATTCATATGAAAGAGTTGAGTACGGCAAGCCTAACCTATATTTACATTGACGGCTACATCGTACAAATGGAACAAGGCGGCAACGAACTTTCTTTTCAAATTCAATTAAGTAAAACGGAATTGAGAAAAGGAATCCATGAATTAGCCGTTGTGCAATATCAAGAAAATAACCCCGAAACAAAAAAAGTGGAGTTTTTAAAACGTGCTAAATATGAAGTGAAACAAATAAAAAACGACTAA